The Candidatus Methylomirabilota bacterium genome includes a region encoding these proteins:
- a CDS encoding glycerate kinase, with the protein MRRKGTEQLRKAAGEVFQAALDAVNPRTAVHRHLRRDGEKLLADGEVYDLRERRIYVVGAGKASGMMATAVEEVLGDRISAGVVVVKDGHGLPLQRIRIHEASHPVPDARGVQATVAILALLEKTRPEDLVIVLISGGGSALLPAPVAGTDLAEKQVVTRELIRCGATIEEINAVRKHCSRVKGGQLARAVQPASCLTLVLSDVIGDRLDVIASGPTAPDPTTYKDTLEVLRRYGLQDRIPASIRQYLESGAKGEVPETPKPGAICFEKVRHLIVGNNFQALLAGRDRAASLGFHALLLTAALQGESREVAKTLAALLLEMRRSGHPVPPPACLLLGGETTVTVRGRGKGGRNQELTLAVAAAIAGEEDLVIFSAGTDGTDGPTDAAGAVADGETCPRAKQAGLDPCGALEDNDSYHFFEGLGDLIKTGPTLTNVMDITLLLAG; encoded by the coding sequence TTGCGGAGGAAAGGGACCGAACAATTGCGGAAGGCGGCTGGGGAGGTCTTCCAGGCGGCCCTGGATGCGGTCAACCCTCGGACGGCGGTCCACCGACATCTGCGGCGTGACGGAGAGAAACTGCTGGCGGACGGAGAAGTATATGATCTCAGGGAGCGAAGGATCTATGTTGTGGGGGCAGGCAAGGCCAGCGGGATGATGGCGACCGCCGTGGAGGAAGTGCTGGGGGATCGGATCAGCGCGGGGGTCGTTGTGGTGAAGGACGGCCATGGCCTCCCCTTGCAGCGCATCCGAATCCACGAGGCTTCTCATCCGGTCCCCGATGCGCGAGGGGTTCAAGCGACAGTCGCCATCCTCGCGCTGCTTGAGAAGACCCGGCCCGAGGATCTGGTGATTGTCCTCATCTCCGGCGGTGGTTCGGCATTGCTGCCCGCTCCGGTCGCGGGGACGGACTTGGCCGAGAAGCAGGTTGTCACACGGGAGCTCATCAGGTGCGGTGCGACCATTGAGGAGATCAACGCGGTCAGAAAGCACTGCTCTCGGGTCAAGGGGGGGCAGTTGGCACGGGCGGTCCAGCCAGCTTCCTGCCTGACCCTGGTGCTCTCTGACGTCATCGGCGATCGCCTGGATGTCATCGCCTCCGGCCCCACCGCCCCGGATCCCACCACGTATAAAGACACCCTAGAGGTCCTGCGTCGTTACGGACTCCAGGACCGGATCCCCGCGAGCATTCGACAATATCTGGAAAGCGGGGCAAAGGGTGAAGTTCCGGAGACCCCCAAGCCCGGAGCTATCTGTTTTGAAAAGGTGCGCCATCTCATCGTCGGGAATAATTTCCAAGCCCTCTTGGCGGGCCGAGATCGGGCGGCATCGCTAGGATTTCATGCCCTTCTCTTGACGGCTGCACTGCAGGGGGAGAGCCGGGAGGTGGCAAAGACGTTAGCGGCCTTGCTCCTTGAGATGCGCCGGTCCGGCCACCCCGTTCCGCCCCCGGCCTGTCTGCTGCTGGGAGGAGAGACCACCGTGACGGTCCGGGGTCGGGGAAAAGGGGGCCGCAATCAGGAACTGACGCTGGCTGTTGCGGCCGCCATCGCCGGTGAAGAGGATCTGGTCATTTTCAGTGCAGGCACCGATGGAACCGACGGGCCTACCGACGCAGCGGGGGCAGTGGCGGATGGTGAAACCTGTCCGCGTGCGAAACAGGCCGGGCTCGACCCATGTGGTGCCTTGGAAGATAACGATTCGTATCATTTTTTCGAGGGCCTGGGGGATCTGATCAAGACCGGGCCCACCCTCACCAATGTAATGGACATCACCCTCCTCCTCGCCGGTTAG
- a CDS encoding KH domain-containing protein, with protein MLKELVEYLARVLVDNPDAVSVEAIEDEKTTTLRLKVAQTDLGRVIGKQGRTARAMRTLLHAIAAKSRRRAVLEIVE; from the coding sequence GTGTTGAAGGAGCTGGTGGAGTATCTCGCAAGGGTTCTCGTGGACAACCCCGATGCGGTGAGTGTGGAGGCGATCGAAGACGAGAAGACGACGACGCTGAGGCTCAAGGTGGCCCAAACGGATCTGGGGCGGGTGATTGGGAAGCAGGGGCGGACCGCCCGGGCTATGCGGACCTTGCTTCATGCGATCGCGGCCAAATCTCGGCGACGGGCGGTATTGGAGATCGTTGAGTAG
- the rimM gene encoding ribosome maturation factor RimM (Essential for efficient processing of 16S rRNA), with protein sequence MASQELLVLGWVLGASGLRGAVKVKPFTETPALLSPGKPVILRGPGGESEVLLEEISPRRHLLVVSLQGVTSRTAAEALKGYEICIPRGTAPALPEATYYHYDILGLKVQTETGEDLGEIVDIWSSGDYDLYVVRRDGGEWFLPAVRAFILRVDLARRVMVVRPIKGLVDAETV encoded by the coding sequence GTGGCGTCTCAGGAGCTACTGGTTCTGGGATGGGTGCTGGGGGCCTCGGGGCTTCGGGGGGCGGTAAAGGTCAAACCTTTCACTGAGACGCCCGCCCTCCTCTCTCCGGGGAAACCAGTAATCCTTCGAGGGCCCGGGGGGGAATCGGAGGTGCTCCTCGAGGAGATCAGCCCGCGTCGACACCTGCTCGTGGTGAGCCTTCAGGGCGTGACCAGTCGAACCGCGGCCGAGGCCCTCAAGGGCTACGAGATCTGTATTCCGCGAGGCACGGCGCCGGCACTACCGGAAGCGACGTATTATCATTACGATATTCTTGGACTCAAGGTTCAAACTGAAACAGGGGAAGACCTCGGCGAGATCGTGGACATCTGGTCATCGGGTGATTACGACCTCTATGTGGTCCGGCGGGATGGCGGAGAGTGGTTCCTTCCGGCCGTCCGGGCCTTTATCCTCCGGGTCGACCTTGCACGACGGGTGATGGTCGTTCGGCCGATCAAGGGGTTGGTTGACGCTGAGACGGTATGA
- the thpR gene encoding RNA 2',3'-cyclic phosphodiesterase — MRLFIAIHVDPSLKAPLAEIQGQLKATPAPVSWVKPDNLHFTLKFLGEVGEAQLPALQEAFRRSLAGVGPFTLLLAGLGTFPPKRRPRVIWIGVQQGAEEVERLRVRIDEMLVPLGFPREARPFQAHLTLGRVKNVGRLDPLLESLRRIDVGEVGRMQVESVELMQSRLHPAGAIYTPVETVLLAEEE, encoded by the coding sequence ATGCGACTGTTTATCGCCATCCATGTGGATCCCTCCCTGAAGGCTCCCTTGGCAGAGATCCAGGGACAACTCAAGGCGACGCCGGCGCCGGTCAGCTGGGTCAAGCCGGATAACCTGCACTTTACCCTCAAGTTTCTCGGAGAGGTTGGAGAGGCACAGCTACCGGCACTCCAGGAGGCCTTTCGTCGCTCTCTCGCTGGCGTCGGGCCTTTCACCCTTTTGCTTGCCGGTCTCGGGACCTTCCCACCGAAAAGGAGGCCGCGGGTGATCTGGATTGGAGTACAGCAGGGCGCCGAAGAGGTGGAACGGCTTCGGGTCCGAATCGACGAGATGCTCGTTCCACTCGGCTTTCCCCGAGAGGCGCGGCCGTTTCAAGCCCATCTCACCCTGGGTCGAGTCAAAAATGTCGGGCGGCTCGATCCCCTGCTGGAGTCTCTCCGCAGGATCGATGTCGGGGAAGTGGGACGGATGCAGGTGGAGTCGGTCGAGCTCATGCAGAGCCGGCTTCACCCGGCGGGGGCCATCTACACGCCGGTCGAGACGGTTCTGTTGGCGGAGGAGGAGTGA
- a CDS encoding competence/damage-inducible protein A produces MKAPNAEIVSIGTELLQAASADTNSLYLVEQLQGVGIEVSYRTVVGDDRRRIHLVLRQALDRADVVVVTGGLGPTEDDRTRDALADVSGRRLVLHSETLKGIEERFARRAVAMPEAAKRQAWVPEGFVVLENRHGTAPGLLWEEGERLLVALPGPPREMHPLFVEQVLPVLLRKAGNGQRIRARTVKVCGLFESQVEERMKELLHGDHPPVSLLARPGEVHVRVTAAGRGEEVESQLQLWEEKLRNLLGEAVFGVDEERLEEAIGWLLRRAGKTVAIAESCTGGLICHRITNVPSSSDYFKRGIVSYSNRAKKDLLGVPFSMIERHGAVSPEVAVAMAAGVRRVAGTDLGVGVTGIAGPGGGTETKPVGLTFIALADAQGEEWCEHRFRFDREGNKLWASQMALEMLRRYLLKISGQD; encoded by the coding sequence ATGAAAGCACCAAATGCAGAGATCGTGAGCATCGGGACCGAGCTCCTTCAAGCGGCTTCAGCCGATACCAATAGTCTGTATCTCGTGGAGCAGCTGCAAGGGGTCGGGATTGAGGTATCGTACCGCACGGTGGTCGGAGACGACCGCCGGCGAATCCATCTGGTGCTCCGGCAGGCCCTGGATCGGGCGGACGTAGTAGTTGTCACCGGCGGGCTGGGCCCGACCGAGGATGATCGGACCCGGGACGCCCTGGCGGACGTGAGCGGAAGGCGACTGGTCCTCCACAGTGAGACATTGAAGGGTATCGAAGAGCGGTTTGCCCGCCGCGCTGTTGCTATGCCGGAGGCTGCAAAACGTCAGGCCTGGGTCCCGGAGGGGTTTGTGGTCCTCGAGAACCGGCACGGGACAGCCCCGGGCCTTCTCTGGGAGGAAGGTGAGCGCCTCCTCGTTGCCCTGCCAGGCCCGCCGCGAGAGATGCATCCACTCTTTGTCGAACAGGTTCTGCCGGTCCTTTTACGAAAGGCCGGAAACGGACAGCGGATCCGGGCCCGGACAGTCAAGGTCTGCGGGTTGTTCGAGTCGCAGGTGGAGGAGCGAATGAAAGAACTGCTCCACGGCGACCATCCTCCCGTGAGCCTCCTCGCTCGCCCAGGGGAGGTCCATGTCCGGGTGACAGCTGCTGGAAGGGGGGAAGAGGTCGAGTCCCAGCTTCAGCTCTGGGAGGAAAAACTTCGGAACCTGCTGGGGGAGGCGGTCTTCGGGGTCGATGAGGAACGCCTTGAGGAAGCAATAGGGTGGCTTCTCCGCCGTGCAGGAAAGACCGTGGCCATAGCCGAATCCTGCACCGGCGGTCTCATCTGCCATCGGATCACCAATGTCCCCAGCAGCTCCGACTATTTCAAGCGGGGGATCGTCTCGTACAGCAATCGGGCCAAGAAGGATCTCTTGGGGGTTCCCTTCTCCATGATCGAGCGCCACGGGGCGGTGAGTCCGGAGGTGGCGGTCGCTATGGCGGCAGGTGTACGCCGGGTTGCGGGGACCGATCTCGGGGTGGGAGTGACCGGGATTGCCGGTCCCGGCGGGGGCACCGAGACAAAGCCGGTGGGGCTCACCTTCATCGCCCTGGCCGACGCACAGGGAGAAGAGTGGTGTGAACACCGATTCCGGTTCGATCGGGAGGGGAACAAGCTTTGGGCTTCCCAAATGGCCCTGGAGATGCTCCGTCGGTACTTGCTCAAAATCAGCGGGCAGGATTGA
- the ffh gene encoding signal recognition particle protein has translation MFHRLSDRLQGIFKKLRGHGKLTEEQIGVALREIRLALLEADVHYGVVKDFLDRVRQRAIGREVLQSLTPGQQVVKIVFEELTLLLGGKGSGLAFATLPPSVVMLVGLQGSGKTTTAAKMAKRLKQEGRLPLLVAADTRRPAAATQLAVLGEQSGIEVFSNPRASALDICQEAVRYARGKGLEPVFLDTGGRLHIDDDLMAELKAIKQAVHPVETLLVLDAMTGQDALGVAKTFDATLELSGFILSKLDGDARGGAALSIRAVTGRPIKFVGVGEKVEALEPFHPERTASRILGMGDVLSLVERAEAVVDRAQAEELARKIQRDMYTLEDFREHLVQFRRMGSFEDLVGMLPGLPAGMGGLQVEGKSLTRMEAIVDSMTREERRNPGILNGSRRQRIAKGSGTSVTQVNQLLRQFQQMQRVMRQVVQGEKKGKTRGIFPLG, from the coding sequence ATGTTTCACCGGTTATCCGATCGGCTTCAGGGAATCTTTAAAAAGCTCCGGGGCCACGGGAAACTCACCGAAGAGCAGATCGGTGTGGCCCTCCGGGAGATTCGTCTGGCCCTCCTCGAGGCGGATGTCCACTATGGGGTAGTCAAGGACTTTCTGGACCGGGTCCGGCAGCGGGCCATCGGCCGGGAGGTCCTGCAGTCCCTCACGCCCGGGCAGCAGGTCGTCAAAATTGTTTTTGAAGAGCTGACGCTCCTCTTGGGTGGCAAGGGAAGCGGCTTAGCCTTTGCAACCCTTCCCCCGTCGGTGGTCATGTTGGTCGGGCTTCAAGGATCCGGAAAGACCACCACGGCGGCGAAGATGGCTAAGCGTCTCAAGCAAGAAGGTCGGCTTCCACTCTTGGTGGCGGCGGATACGCGTCGACCTGCAGCGGCAACACAGCTTGCAGTGCTCGGAGAGCAGAGCGGGATAGAGGTTTTCTCGAATCCCCGCGCTTCGGCACTAGACATCTGTCAGGAGGCGGTCCGATACGCCCGGGGAAAGGGCCTGGAGCCAGTCTTCTTGGACACAGGGGGGAGGCTCCATATCGATGATGACCTCATGGCAGAGCTCAAGGCCATCAAGCAGGCAGTCCATCCGGTGGAAACCCTCTTGGTGCTCGATGCCATGACCGGTCAGGATGCGCTGGGCGTGGCCAAGACGTTTGACGCCACATTGGAGCTTAGCGGCTTCATCCTCAGCAAGCTGGATGGGGATGCCCGGGGAGGGGCGGCGCTCTCTATCCGGGCGGTGACGGGGCGCCCCATCAAGTTCGTCGGAGTCGGAGAAAAAGTCGAAGCACTGGAGCCGTTTCATCCGGAGCGAACGGCATCGCGGATCCTCGGGATGGGCGATGTGCTGTCCCTGGTAGAGCGAGCCGAAGCCGTGGTGGATCGGGCGCAGGCTGAGGAACTGGCTCGGAAGATCCAACGGGATATGTACACCCTGGAGGACTTTCGAGAACACCTCGTGCAGTTTCGACGGATGGGATCGTTCGAAGACCTGGTTGGGATGCTTCCGGGGCTGCCCGCGGGAATGGGCGGCCTGCAGGTCGAGGGCAAGAGCCTCACCCGGATGGAGGCTATTGTGGACTCGATGACCAGGGAGGAAAGACGGAACCCGGGAATCCTGAACGGGAGTCGGCGTCAGCGGATCGCCAAGGGATCAGGAACCTCGGTCACCCAGGTGAACCAGCTCTTGCGACAGTTTCAGCAGATGCAGCGCGTGATGCGACAGGTGGTGCAGGGAGAGAAAAAGGGGAAAACCCGGGGGATCTTTCCCCTGGGGTAA
- the rpsP gene encoding 30S ribosomal protein S16: protein MAVRLRLKRIGAKKRPVYRIVVADSRTPRDGRVIESIGVYDPLQQSAALTLDEEKALSWLQKGAKPTATVRELLSAAGVMQQFATLRRARKTA, encoded by the coding sequence ATGGCGGTACGGCTCAGGCTAAAACGGATCGGAGCGAAGAAGCGGCCGGTGTACCGGATTGTGGTCGCGGATTCACGGACCCCCCGGGACGGTCGCGTTATTGAAAGCATCGGGGTCTACGATCCCCTCCAGCAGTCGGCGGCATTGACCCTCGACGAGGAGAAGGCCCTCTCCTGGCTTCAGAAGGGCGCCAAGCCTACGGCGACGGTGCGGGAGCTCCTCTCGGCTGCTGGGGTTATGCAGCAATTTGCCACCCTCAGGAGGGCTCGGAAAACCGCTTGA